A stretch of the uncultured Trichococcus sp. genome encodes the following:
- the pilM gene encoding pilus assembly protein PilM, translating into MLFQKKPLLYFEFLERRIRYLVMDAQSRTILEKNEILFDTEILHEGRIINPSLLENRLNALVTEKKWKNAPASILLPDDFVIVREEKIPVQLAASEIKAYVALHMGQLIRSPFKETRFHFELLEAGDLEQNILLMLYPQEVIFEYESLLEKVDLNPVLADISSLCLYRTIRQKNELEQNPDKHVMVLQWSPVDHAIMVFHRDLPKFSRHSRIARLVDLWEVSPEGEWIWKDDQETFEETITDMLDVLERLLEFYRYSVMNGHGGVTDIVLTGDFPYLEKVRDKLSQRFFLPIHLLQPSEEISSKFLPLYGLAMKEKQVVQKKVKRTRKKVQEENEHV; encoded by the coding sequence ATGTTATTTCAGAAAAAACCATTGCTTTACTTTGAATTTTTGGAGCGACGGATCCGCTATTTGGTCATGGATGCGCAATCCCGGACCATATTGGAAAAAAATGAGATTTTGTTTGACACGGAGATCCTCCATGAAGGGCGGATCATCAATCCATCATTGCTCGAAAATCGCCTGAACGCGCTGGTTACCGAAAAAAAGTGGAAAAACGCGCCAGCATCCATCCTCTTGCCGGACGATTTTGTCATCGTACGGGAAGAAAAAATACCGGTACAGTTGGCAGCTTCAGAAATCAAGGCTTACGTCGCCCTGCATATGGGTCAGCTGATCCGCTCGCCGTTCAAGGAGACACGTTTTCATTTTGAGTTGCTTGAAGCTGGCGATCTGGAGCAGAACATCCTCTTGATGCTCTACCCGCAGGAAGTCATTTTTGAGTACGAATCCTTATTGGAGAAGGTAGACTTGAATCCTGTCTTGGCGGATATTTCTTCGCTGTGTCTGTACCGGACTATCCGGCAGAAGAATGAACTCGAACAGAACCCGGATAAGCATGTGATGGTGCTGCAATGGAGCCCTGTGGATCATGCAATCATGGTTTTTCACCGCGATTTACCGAAGTTTTCGCGCCATTCGCGCATCGCTCGTTTGGTGGATTTGTGGGAGGTCAGCCCGGAAGGCGAATGGATATGGAAGGACGATCAGGAGACTTTTGAAGAGACGATCACGGATATGCTGGATGTTTTGGAAAGGCTGTTGGAATTTTATCGTTATTCTGTGATGAACGGTCATGGAGGCGTGACGGACATCGTGCTGACGGGCGATTTCCCCTACTTGGAAAAGGTAAGGGATAAACTGTCCCAGCGCTTTTTCCTGCCGATCCACCTGCTGCAGCCGTCTGAAGAAATCAGCTCCAAATTTTTGCCTTTATACGGGCTCGCAATGAAGGAGAAGCAGGTTGTGCAGAAAAAAGTGAAGCGCACCAGAAAAAAAGTGCAGGAGGAAAATGAACATGTTTGA
- a CDS encoding prepilin peptidase, with translation MHTIVTIVFFIYGLVFGSFFNVVGLRVPNGTLLAQTRSYCDTCQRTLTWKELIPVWSFVRQSGRCRECKEKISLLYPIMELATGLLAAFTYYRYGLTEQTLLGALLIALIIPVTVSDLAYRKIPNKLLLFFTPLFVAVRLLYPQPSLWISLAGSGLAFALVFVVILASNGGIGAGDLKYFTLLGFIFGPVHFLLLFFLATLYGAIVGMILMKLKGGDRKMTIPFGPYIGLAAVTVFYFGEALIQWYLAFFS, from the coding sequence ATGCATACAATAGTCACTATTGTTTTTTTTATTTACGGCTTGGTATTTGGGTCTTTCTTTAACGTGGTGGGGTTGCGGGTGCCGAACGGGACGTTGTTGGCCCAAACGCGTTCCTATTGCGACACCTGCCAGCGGACTTTGACTTGGAAAGAATTGATTCCGGTCTGGTCTTTTGTGCGCCAAAGCGGCAGGTGCCGTGAGTGCAAGGAGAAAATCTCGCTGTTGTACCCGATTATGGAGCTGGCGACCGGCCTCTTGGCGGCCTTCACTTACTACCGCTATGGTTTGACTGAACAAACGCTTCTGGGCGCGCTGCTGATCGCGCTCATCATTCCGGTCACGGTATCGGATCTGGCCTACAGGAAAATCCCCAACAAGCTGCTTTTGTTTTTCACGCCCTTGTTTGTGGCGGTGCGCTTGCTGTATCCGCAGCCGTCTTTGTGGATCTCCTTAGCGGGATCGGGCCTGGCTTTCGCTTTGGTGTTCGTGGTCATCCTCGCATCGAACGGAGGCATAGGCGCAGGTGATCTGAAATACTTCACTTTATTGGGTTTCATTTTTGGACCTGTTCATTTTTTGTTGCTGTTCTTTTTGGCCACGCTTTACGGAGCAATCGTTGGGATGATCCTGATGAAGCTGAAGGGTGGCGATCGGAAAATGACGATACCGTTCGGGCCGTATATCGGTCTGGCCGCAGTGACTGTTTTTTATTTTGGCGAAGCGTTGATTCAGTGGTACTTGGCGTTTTTCAGCTGA